One Ciconia boyciana chromosome 16, ASM3463844v1, whole genome shotgun sequence genomic window, GTGCTGAGAAAAGTGAGCTACAAACCTGTCCATTCCTCACACCTCCCAACAAGCAAATTAATTAACAGACCCAAACCGCTGCTGTGCCCCTACAACCACAGTTCTGCATCTCTCCTTCATTGATGGTGTCGCGCCGAGGGCGCCGGACACCAGAGCGGGCGCGTCAGCGGCAGTGCCCACCGGGACGGGGAGGCCTCAGCCCTTTCCCCCGGGAAGGCGCATCCCCGCGCAGGCGGAGGCCTCTGCTCCGGGGGACCATCCTCAGGGTGCTCAcaccctcccagcttctcctggacGGCACcgccacggccacggccacggccacggccacagccacagccacgGCCACGGCCAGCTCAGGGGCCCCCGCCTCGCtgaggggggcggcggggaagggCGGGAGGAGGGCTGCCGTGAGGCGATGGGAAGGGGCCAGGtggaggggccggggctgagggggccTGAGGGGGGCCCAGGCCGAAGGGAGCGAGGCTGGGAGGCTGAGAGGccccggggctgaggggagcggTGCTGGGGGCCGCGGGGTACTCACTCAGCCACGACTCCAGGCTCTCCCCTTCCGCCTCCGCCATGTTGCCGGCCCGGCccgaggccccgccccggccgcgcgAGAGccgagcggggagggggggcggggccggcccgaGGACCGCCCCCTCACCGGGCCTGGCTccgcccctcctgccccgcccGTGGAAGGAAGATGGCGGCGCCCAGCGCGGCGGGGCTGGCCCGGAGGCTGCGGGCCTGGCTGCCCCGGtaagcggggctgggggagcgggcgggcgggcgctgcgGGCGCTTCACCCGGAAACCCACGGACGAGTGGTGGGGCGttccccgggccgggccgggccgcacAGGGGTTGGCTGTTTCCTGGGCTCGCGCGTGACGCCGCCGTGGTCTCGCGTGGACGTCTGTGCAACAAGCGCCGAGGGCTGCCCACGGGGCTCGGGGAACGCGGCCTCTGCGCGTGGGGCCCGTCACGGGTGCGTGTGCTGACCCGCTGTGCCGGAGGGGCGAagggggctgggtgcccccctTGCTTCTCCCCAAAACACGCCGAAGTGCCACCTCctgcactgaaaataaagagaattcCAGTTTAGGATACTCGTCCCACTCCCACGAGCGCAGAATAACATTTATTCAAGCCACCCGCAGCCTGGGACCCGGCGGCACCAGGCCTGTGGGCCCTTCGGCCCTGGGGAGGCTCGTCCGTGGGTACAGGCAGGGTCTGCAGGAAGGCGAGCTCAGCGCTGCGGGCCCGGAGCGCCTCAAGCTGCGGCCTGGGACTCCCCTTCGGAGCCGTCCCTTTGGCGTGGGGATCGCCTGATAGTTTTGCAGCAAAACTGTGGGCCTGGTTGTTGATTTGTggctctggctctgctgcagtAGAGAAGCAGCGAcggaggggaaggcagagatgCCTCTCAAGTCCTCCTGTCCTTCTGAGATGCGTTCAcatctgtccccatcccctctgtgACATATTGTGTGCATCAGTTCACAACTCTCCTTGTCTTGTTCTTTGCAGGCTGACGCAGGTGAGATGGAGTCGCTACAACCCCAGTTTCTTAGAGCCAGAAGTGAACAAGGAATTGTATCAGAAACCTTGGGAGGAGCTgtctgaggaggaaaaggaaaaactggagCTTAAGGCTGTTCAACCCATAAAAGCTGCTCCTCCCACTGTCTCCAGCTCTGTGTTCAGCGACCCTATGATCAGGTCCGAGAAAGCATTGTCTCCTCCTCTGTTACAGCCAGGTCTCATGGAGCCAAAATGCTTGGGAGCTGTGCTGTTCTCCTCAGCCTTCACTTGCTGTGCTGCACGTTGCCTTCTGTAACAGCACAATCCCTTTATTCGGGTTAATCTTTTCCCACAAAGCCAGTCCATTGACTGACAGTGATTACAGATAATTACAGCAGATCTAGCAGCACCTAGACTTAACTATGGGAACAACACAAGGCGGGGGCTTACTTCTGTGGGTgataaaatcagaatttaaatCAGATTGCATCTGGCTTTGTGTTTACAGTAAATTCACCAATATGATGATGAAGGATGGCAATAAAGTGCTGGCCAGAAGCCTCATGGCTCAGGTGAGAACTCATGTTTCTTCTCACTATTATGTTAAAACAATACCAAATGGAAGGCTGGGACGTCAAGCCCACTGGAATTAGGAATTACCAGAACTCAGGTCATCTCTGTGGCCCTAACGCATTTCCTTCTGCACACACAATACTCCCACCATTATTTACCTGATCAGATGTACATTTTGTACAAGCCCCAACGTCATTCAGTTCACAGACCAGGTGGTGGTAGCTTAATGGAGAATGTTCTCCTTCCACTCTCTTGGACCTtatgtagaatcatagaatcatttcagttggaaaagatccttaagatcatcaagtccaactgttaacctaacactagCAAGTGCACCACTAAACCATAAACTCAGAATATACACttaaaagcataattttctCAAAAGATCTTCCTTCCAGCTGTCTTTCATGCCTTATCTTCTGTATAACTTGCCAATGAAGTCCTACAAATGTGTCGCCTATATGACACAGCTTTGACCCCTGCTCTGACATACAGTAACTGGTATTAGCTGGTGGTCCCAGCTGGTGGCACCCATCTGGGGTCCCAGCTGGTGGTCCCATTCAAGGGTTCCAGCCCTTGAAAAAGGGACACATGTTGCCCAAATGTTCCCCAAGTAACTGCTGATTCCTTGTGACAGAAAAACAGGCAGGCTCTGGGCTCTTGAGTCCAGGCTTTGGAGGGGAGGATGCTTAGTGCACACAGACCTGTATTCCTGTCTCCACtttgtccctgccctcccctggcTTCTGGCCCAGGTCTGTGCTGCTCAGCCTCCTTGCCCCAAATGCAATATGTAATAAAGAGactgaagagctggaaaagggTGAAGTAAAACTTAAGAGAATCCCTGACTGGCCTGTTTCCCACAGGGCTAGAAAACCAGCTTCAGGTTCAAGTGAAAATAGGATGCTTGTAAAAGTGATGTAACTTCATGGAGTGGGATAATCCATCTGCTCTGCATGTCTCCTTTCTTGTCTTTGTCCCAAGACTCTAGAGGCCGTTAAGAGGAAGCAGCTGGAGAAGTACCACAAAGCTCCAGAAGATGAGAAGGAGACAATTGAATGCAACCCTTATGTCATTTTCCACCAGGCTCTGAAAAACTGCCAGCCCATCATTGGGCTCAGCAGCATCACAAAAGGAGGCAAAACCTACCAGGTGAAAgggggggagggctgggagcacaTCTGGTTGTGAGAGAATTAGCTAGGGAAGCAGATGAATTGGTTTCCACCCCTTCAGCTCAAGCTTTCCTCTCCTTGGAAAGAGAGCCACTTTGCAATCTGGATTAAAACAGCATCTAAGAAACTGTCCCCAAGATCAGGTCCCCAGCCTGTGAGCATGGTAATTCCCCTGTCAGCAGCAGTCTCTGCTTCTCTGACTAGGTAAGAACAGGAGTACGCAGCAAATGTCCAAGGAGACAGAGATCAGTGACAGGCAGCAAAAGAATTGGCAGTCCCGGGACTACCAGTCCcatcctctctgctgcttcacGTTGCTTGGGTAGAGACCCCAAAGCCCTGGGAAGGGTCAGCATAGCAGAAAAAGTCAACTAGATACAGTGCGATATTTGAAATGTGAGCAGAACCTGTCTCTAAATATGGGCTCTGCAAGACTCGAGACCTGATGGAGAAATGAGATGTGGAGGCACGTCTCTGTCATTCAGCGTGGGGGAGTGGTGACCATCTCCCACTTCTGCTAGCACAAACCAGCCTGGATCCAGCTCCCAAATAGGCCAGAAGTCCTTACAAAGGCCAGTGTCTGCTGGCAGTACCCAAGGCTGATCAGAATTTCCATTTTGGTAGCAACGGCCAGTTTCTATGGACAGAGGAGGTGAATTGGCACAGATCAGCTGTTGGGAGCTGGTCTtactgcagagagcagcatgCTGCCACTGGAGTCACAGCACAGTGTAAATCCGCATGTGTCCAGCTGGACCTGTATGACCACTGGAGAAGACCAGGTTACTGCACCCTCGCAGTGCGATAACTGTTATGGTTTAAACCTTTCCCAGGTCCCGGTCCCTCTGAAGGACAATCGGAAGCGCTTCCTGGCCATGAAGTGGTTAATCACCGAGTGCAGGGAGAACAAGAACCGTCGGATGCTGATGCCCGAGAAGCTctcccaggagctgctccaggcctTCAACAATGAAGGGCCCATCATCAAGAAAAAGCACGTGCTGCACAAGATGGCAGAGGCCAACCGGGCTTATGCCCACTTCCGCTGGTGGTAGGGACTTTCTGTGCATGGGACACGATGCCACCACCCCCACAGCCTGGAGAGCAGAGCCTCAGGGCCGCCTGCCTGGGAGAaactggggagaagagggaaaagtgGAAGATCCCTTCCAGACAGCTTCTGAACTAAGCCAGGGACAGCCGATCCCCGCAAAGttcattttgtttgtgcttgtttggatgggggaagggggaatCTGAAAGAGTTACCGACCCCTGCACAGATGCTCTAGTTATTTCATAATCACTTTCCTGTGAAGAGAAGCCTTACATGTTTTTCTCAGAGCAATGCTGTACAAAATAATCTTCCACTTACCTGTTTCCTGGGGAGTTTTAAGTCTCTCTGCTCCTGTAATCAGCAATGTTTTTGGCTGCACAGCTAAGAGCagagttggatttttttccataccATAACCAGCCTTAGCGTGATTGGTACAAAAGGCAATAAAAGgccctttttcatttttggttCTGGTCATCAGCAACATTGTCTGCACAGATTTTATGGGAATgttaacataaaaaataaaaccagttttatgGGGAAGGTTTCTCGATTCCAAACCTTTCTCTCTGTTGCTTGAATGTCACACTGCTCTTTCTAGTTACCCTGGTTGTGTAAAGCCACGCTGACACCCTGCaccagaggagaaaatgaacatCACAGCCTTAATGCTTCAATCAGGAACAACTTTTAAGTATTGTTCATAGCTCAGCAGCTGCGTAGAGAGAAAGCAGGGCACATGTTAGTGGAAaacttttattagaaaaaaacccttcaatAGACtatgttgtttctttcttcctctcccattcTTCTAAGAAACATACCATAGTTGAAACTCGctaaattctgaaaaacatgaCAGTTATTGTATAAAACTTATAAAACCTCTTCCTAGCTACATGTGCTCAGGGACatgtcctgctgcaggctgccctGTGGCAGGTATTGGTGGCTCGTGACCCGTGGGGGAGGCTGTGTGCATGCAGGTGCAGCCAGCGTGCTAGAAGGAGTCTGGAAAAAATAGCACTTGGTTGAGCTGTTTGTGAGGCCACACTTTTCTGTGACTCGTCCAGAGAACCACATACAACCTGAGCTGTGAAAGatttcccctctgcctcccgcagctctgctggctctcAGGTGAACCAAAATGTTCTCAGCCTAAACTGTGCTTTTCTTAACACTCATATAAAATGCTGGTTTGAGCTAGGAGCCTTCCTTGCcctttgctggcagcagcccaaTATTAGACAAAATCAGTGGGAGAACTTGCTGGGTTAAATGtgccctgcccttcccaccTCTCCAAACCTCCAAAGTCAGGCTAGCACCAGTTGCAGCCTGACAGTTACGTGCCCAGAGGCTCTAGCCAGTATAAATCCTATTTACAGGAAGTGCTAGAAAAACattaacatgaaaagaaattcaaactTGGTATGAAGCCTGCTGGTGAAAGTGCTGGGGACATCTCTCCACCTCTGCTGTAGAGAGGTTAATCCGTCACTTCACTGTAATAGTATTTCTGGGCAGCGTCCGTCATCTTCCAATCAGCAGCCCGAAACTCGATgatctccagcagcaggagctgggacaggGAGCTGAGCCCCTCCTGCAGAAGGAAGCCATCTcggaggagggagaagagctcatCCATCCGCTGGGAGTTCATCTTCTCTAGCTGCTCACCGATGCGATGGAGCTGTAGGACCAAGCAGTCCACcttcagaaggaagagaagaagatgGCTGAGTGCAAAGGAATGGAGAGCTTTGGCACATCTCTGTGAAGGTCCCCATCAGTCACTTATGGACCAATTCATCCTGTTCCCTCTGTTCTGGATTTCCAACAGGCGACAGTTCTGCTTCCCTCCAGTTGCTGTGATccaggaggcaggagaagctgaATGCCTCTTCTGCcaaaagcactggaaaagcaCATCCTGAACTCCCCTGTCTCTCAGACAAAATTGCCAGAGAAATGCACCCGCAACAGGtggaaaaacattaatttcctGCAGATTGTCCAAGAGATGATGGCAAGGCTGAAGCCGAGGCTGGAGCAAGGAGGTGCCTCGAAGAACAGAGGGAAGTTGTTGGAACATGCACTAAAGCTCTTAGAAAGTCCAGTGATTTGCAGGAAACAGGGGCACTAACTGGGTCTttggagaagaagggaaagtCAATGGGCTGCACGGGTGGGAGGGTTGTgctaagatggaaaaaaaccccaaagggcCCATCCAAGAGCCCCTACATTTTACAGGAACCCCTCGCCTGAGGGGCGACTCAGCCATGCCCTACACAGGTTGCCGCACACCCGGATGTGTGCGAAGCTCCAGCTCCAGAAGAGCCTTCTCCAGCCCGCTGGGGTCTGGCACAGCATCAACTGCAGGCCCGGGCAGGTGAGCAGCAGCCACACAAAGCATTGCACAGCACATCCCGGGACCTGCGGGGACACAGAGCCGCTCTGCACACCTATGGTCGCTGCAGCTGTCTGCTGTCACCTCCCACAGCTGTGGTGCCTCGGCAGGTCAGTGTGACAGCTGCTTTTCCAGATGTCCAGCAACCAGGGGTGCTGGataagcagccagtttctgTGAAAACGGGGAAGAGTCATTGTCCGTGTTTTTCTCACATGATGGGAGGTGAACCTGCGTAACACCGGACAGCTCCTGCTTCAAGGGATGGCTGGGCTGCTGGGTCTCCAGTGATGACACTTGGGCAATAGGGAGAAAAGCTGCCCCAAGGGAGGACATGCAGCCTGGGCCAGGGAGCCAGAACCTGCACCTCCATCCTGCttccttctgggctgcaaaccCTCCTGCCCGGCGGGTCTCCTTCAGCACATACTGGGGAAGCAGCGCTCCCTCCTCTGCACCAGGATGCAGAGACAGCATCCCCCCCAGGCTATGCTTTTTGCTGGTCCCTGGCAGGACAACAGGCGCATTAGCAGCCCTCTTCCCTGCActcacctcttcctccttccgCAGGCTGTCAGGCTGTGCCAGCCGGAACAGACAGTCATAAACGGGGTTCACCAGAGCCATCATGGGCATGTTGTTCACCTGTAAGGAGGCAGGAGCCATCGTCAGCTTGGGCTAGAAAAGGAGGAGTCTGCAGCTATTTTAAATAGTTGTTCCCTTGCTGCTCTTCAAAGGAGAAGGGAGCAGAATTTATCTGTGCTGCCAAAAGCACTATTGGTGGGATTTACATAGGAGACCAGACATTCAAGCTTCCAGGAGCCAGAGAAGCTGAACAAATGATGcaaaaacatctatttttaaatgtaagcagGTAGTCATGGGAAATACACTTGTTgcaacagtatttttcctgcctgcagctctacTTGCATCATTTTCACATCTACTCCAAGCAGGCATCCAAGTACACACACTGCAGCGAAGGCTTGCAGACAAACTCTGTCAGTACATGGGCTAGAAATGATGTGAACACCCATGGGTCCCCCCAGGACCTCATAGCAACCAAACTAGTTCAATCTGGGACATTTGGGAGCAGGCAAATCAGGGGATTTCAAACACCAGGTACAAAATGAGGAAGCTCAGACTTTGTGACTGTTCCCAGAGACGGCTCTGCCTCTCCAAGCATGTTCACTCGCCCGCAGGTagcaccagccccagctgtATCCTCATGCTGAGAACCGGCTCTG contains:
- the MRPS7 gene encoding small ribosomal subunit protein uS7m encodes the protein MAAPSAAGLARRLRAWLPRLTQVRWSRYNPSFLEPEVNKELYQKPWEELSEEEKEKLELKAVQPIKAAPPTVSSSVFSDPMISKFTNMMMKDGNKVLARSLMAQTLEAVKRKQLEKYHKAPEDEKETIECNPYVIFHQALKNCQPIIGLSSITKGGKTYQVPVPLKDNRKRFLAMKWLITECRENKNRRMLMPEKLSQELLQAFNNEGPIIKKKHVLHKMAEANRAYAHFRWW